One part of the Helicobacter cetorum MIT 99-5656 genome encodes these proteins:
- a CDS encoding LPP20 family lipoprotein — protein sequence MRLHSAFLGINSLLVVTLLMSGCSLFKKRNSGNAQLIPPSANGLQAPIYPPTNFTPRKSVQPFPSSRLENNNQPIISSNPTNAIPNTPILTPNNVIELSAVGMGVAPESTISPSQALALAKRAAIVDGYRQLGEKMYGIRVNAQDTVKDMILQNSVIKTKVNALIRNAEITETIYKDGLCQVSMELKLDGRIWYRILSGARG from the coding sequence ATGCGTTTACATTCTGCCTTTCTCGGTATTAATTCATTGCTTGTGGTAACTCTTTTGATGAGTGGTTGCAGTCTTTTTAAAAAACGCAACTCTGGCAACGCTCAACTTATTCCCCCTTCAGCTAATGGATTGCAAGCCCCCATTTATCCTCCGACTAATTTTACCCCTAGAAAGAGCGTTCAGCCCTTTCCAAGCTCTCGTCTTGAAAACAATAACCAGCCAATCATTAGTTCTAATCCTACTAATGCCATTCCTAACACCCCTATTCTTACGCCTAATAATGTTATTGAGTTGAGTGCTGTGGGTATGGGTGTCGCTCCAGAGTCTACTATTTCGCCTTCACAAGCTCTGGCTCTAGCCAAGCGAGCGGCTATCGTGGATGGCTATCGTCAGTTAGGTGAAAAAATGTATGGCATTAGAGTGAACGCTCAAGACACCGTGAAGGATATGATTTTACAAAATTCTGTGATTAAAACTAAGGTGAACGCCCTTATTCGTAACGCTGAAATCACTGAGACCATCTATAAAGACGGCTTGTGTCAAGTGAGCATGGAGCTTAAATTAGATGGTAGGATTTGGTATCGTATTTTAAGCGGAGCTAGAGGATAG
- a CDS encoding spermidine synthase, with protein MWITQEITPYLRKEYTIEAKLLDVRSEQNILEIFKSKDFGEIAMLNHQLLFKNFLHIESELLAHMGGCTKRELHQVLIIGGFDLELAHQLFKYETHIDFVQADEKILDSFISFFPHFHEVKNDKNFTHAKQLLDLEIKKYDLIFCLEEPNTHQIDALKRMLQKDGVLISVAKHPLLEHVSMQNALKNMGEFFPIVMPFVAPLRILSNKGYIYASKEIHPLKDLSTQKIETLENVRYYNEDIHRASFALPKNLQEVFKGIIKS; from the coding sequence ATGTGGATAACCCAAGAAATCACGCCGTATTTGCGTAAAGAATACACTATAGAAGCTAAATTATTAGATGTAAGAAGCGAACAAAACATTTTGGAGATTTTTAAGTCTAAGGATTTTGGCGAAATCGCTATGTTAAACCATCAGTTGTTATTTAAAAATTTCTTACACATTGAAAGTGAATTACTCGCTCATATGGGGGGTTGCACCAAGAGAGAACTCCACCAAGTTTTAATCATAGGGGGCTTTGATTTAGAATTAGCCCACCAGCTTTTTAAATACGAAACACATATAGATTTTGTGCAAGCTGATGAAAAAATTTTAGATAGTTTTATTAGTTTTTTCCCCCATTTTCATGAAGTCAAAAACGATAAGAATTTTACGCATGCTAAACAGCTCCTAGACTTAGAGATTAAAAAGTATGATTTGATTTTTTGTTTAGAAGAACCCAACACACACCAAATAGATGCCCTTAAAAGAATGCTTCAAAAAGATGGCGTGTTGATTTCTGTAGCTAAACACCCCCTATTAGAGCATGTTAGCATGCAAAATGCTCTCAAAAACATGGGCGAGTTTTTTCCTATTGTTATGCCTTTTGTAGCTCCTTTAAGGATATTGAGTAATAAGGGTTATATTTATGCTTCTAAAGAAATCCACCCTTTGAAAGATTTAAGCACGCAGAAAATAGAGACTTTAGAAAATGTAAGATACTACAACGAAGATATTCATAGGGCTTCGTTTGCTCTACCTAAGAATTTACAAGAAGTTTTTAAAGGTATTATCAAATCTTAA
- the der gene encoding ribosome biogenesis GTPase Der, whose translation MKTNHKTLKTIAILGQPNVGKSSLFNRLAKERIAITSDFAGTTRDINRRKIFLNESEVELLDTGGMDKNVVLSKEIKTFNLKAAQMSDLILYVVDGKSIPDDDDIKLFREIFKINPNCFLVINKIDNDREKERAYAFASFGVSSHRSFNISVSHNRGINTLINAILNELNLLPNLKEDDDLDILESLEAPIIENKELESENEEEIIQVGIIGRVNVGKSSLLNALTQKERSIVSNLAGTTIDPIDETILVENQKICFVDTAGIRHRGKILGIEKYALERTKKALEKSHIVLLVLDVSAPFVELDEKISSLADKHSLGIILILNKWDIRYAPYEEIMATLKRKFRFLEYAPIITTSCLKTRHIDEIKHKIIEVYQYFSKRIPTSLLNSVITQATQKHPLPSDGGKLVKIYYATQFDTKPPQFSLVMNRPKALHFSYKRYLINTLRKEFNFLGTPLIINAKDKKSEKTNS comes from the coding sequence ATGAAAACAAATCATAAAACTTTAAAAACCATTGCCATTTTAGGGCAACCTAATGTAGGCAAAAGCTCTTTATTTAACCGCCTAGCTAAAGAAAGAATCGCTATCACTTCTGATTTTGCCGGCACCACACGAGATATTAATAGGCGAAAGATTTTCCTAAATGAAAGCGAAGTGGAGTTGCTAGACACAGGCGGAATGGATAAAAATGTTGTTCTATCTAAAGAAATCAAAACCTTTAATTTAAAAGCCGCTCAAATGAGCGATTTGATTTTGTATGTCGTAGATGGTAAATCTATCCCAGATGATGATGATATTAAGCTTTTTAGAGAAATTTTTAAAATCAATCCTAATTGCTTTTTAGTTATCAACAAAATTGATAATGACAGAGAAAAAGAGCGTGCATATGCGTTTGCTTCTTTTGGTGTTTCAAGCCACAGAAGCTTCAATATCTCAGTCTCACACAACAGGGGCATAAACACATTGATTAATGCCATATTGAATGAATTAAATCTCTTGCCAAATTTAAAAGAAGATGATGATTTAGATATTTTAGAAAGCTTAGAAGCCCCTATCATTGAAAACAAAGAATTAGAAAGCGAAAATGAAGAAGAAATCATTCAGGTAGGTATTATCGGACGGGTGAATGTAGGCAAAAGCTCGCTACTAAACGCGCTCACACAAAAAGAAAGAAGCATTGTCTCTAATCTCGCTGGCACAACCATTGACCCTATAGATGAAACCATTCTAGTAGAAAATCAAAAAATTTGCTTTGTAGATACTGCTGGTATTAGACATAGGGGCAAAATTTTAGGCATTGAAAAATACGCCCTAGAACGCACCAAAAAAGCCTTAGAAAAATCTCATATCGTGCTGTTAGTTTTAGATGTGAGTGCTCCTTTTGTAGAATTAGATGAAAAGATTAGCTCTTTAGCTGATAAACACTCCTTAGGTATCATTCTTATTTTAAATAAATGGGATATTCGCTACGCCCCTTATGAAGAGATTATGGCTACTTTGAAGCGAAAATTCCGCTTTTTAGAATACGCCCCCATTATCACAACAAGTTGCTTAAAAACACGCCACATTGATGAAATCAAGCATAAAATTATAGAAGTCTATCAATATTTTTCTAAACGTATTCCTACAAGCTTGCTTAATAGTGTGATTACTCAAGCCACTCAAAAGCACCCCCTACCAAGTGATGGTGGCAAACTCGTTAAAATTTATTATGCCACGCAATTTGACACTAAACCCCCACAATTCTCACTAGTGATGAATCGCCCCAAAGCCTTGCACTTCAGCTACAAACGCTATTTAATTAACACCCTAAGAAAAGAATTTAATTTTCTAGGCACACCCTTAATCATCAATGCCAAGGATAAAAAGAGCGAGAAGACTAATTCTTGA
- a CDS encoding HU family DNA-binding protein, with protein sequence MNKSEFIDLVKESGEFGSKKEAENAINAFTLAVETALSKGESVELIGFGKFETAEQKGKEGKVPGTGKTYKTEDKRVPKFKPGKILKQKVEEGK encoded by the coding sequence ATGAATAAATCAGAGTTTATTGATTTAGTTAAGGAATCAGGTGAGTTTGGCAGTAAAAAAGAAGCAGAAAATGCAATAAACGCCTTTACATTAGCGGTAGAGACAGCCTTAAGCAAGGGTGAGAGCGTAGAATTAATCGGTTTTGGAAAGTTTGAGACCGCAGAACAAAAAGGTAAAGAAGGTAAAGTTCCTGGAACTGGTAAAACTTATAAGACAGAAGATAAGCGGGTGCCTAAATTCAAGCCTGGCAAGATTCTTAAACAAAAGGTTGAAGAGGGCAAGTAA